The Caloranaerobacter sp. TR13 genomic interval GCATTAACACAAGCTGCTTGTGATAAATATATAGATAATTTAAAAGATAATGGTATACTTATAGTAGATGAAAATGTTGAAATTAAATACAAAAATAATATAAACATTTATAAGTATCCTATTTTACGAACTGCTTCAGAAATACTAGGTAATAAAATGGTTTCTAATATAGTTGCTTTGGGAGTTATAAATGGTATTACTAATGCAGTTTCAGTAGATTCATTAAAAAAAGCGATATTAGCAAGAGTTCCTAGAGGCACAGAAGAGCTAAATAAAAGAGCTTTTGAAGAAGGCTTAAGTTTAGTTAATAATTTAAAATAGGGAATGATGGTATGGAGGAAAAAAATAAAGATTTAATTACTTTGATACAAATTAATTTTCCTAGATTAAGTAAAGGTCAAAAATTAATAGCTGAATATATATTA includes:
- a CDS encoding 2-oxoacid:acceptor oxidoreductase family protein, with amino-acid sequence MSKKVEFRLSGAGGQGLILAGIILAEAALRDNKNAVQTQSYGPEARGGASKSEVIISDNDINYPKVRKSDVLLALTQAACDKYIDNLKDNGILIVDENVEIKYKNNINIYKYPILRTASEILGNKMVSNIVALGVINGITNAVSVDSLKKAILARVPRGTEELNKRAFEEGLSLVNNLK